In Astyanax mexicanus isolate ESR-SI-001 chromosome 25, AstMex3_surface, whole genome shotgun sequence, a genomic segment contains:
- the LOC125787707 gene encoding gastrula zinc finger protein XlCGF7.1-like: MQILLSTFQRQIKASPTMKKHHHSVKSFTAESDLRKHQRVHTGKKPYRCSDCGNSFTTQSSVQRHKRIHTGEKPYYCSDCGTSFTQQNTLQRHQHIHTGQKPYHCSDCGKRFNQQTDLKKHQRIHTGDKPYYCLDCGRSFTSQSDLQRHQRIHTGEKPYHCSDCGKSFTTQSTLQRHQRVHTGEKPYYCSECGNSFTAQSNLKKHQRIHTGEKPYHCSDCGKSFPSQSNLKTHQRFHTGEKTYHCSDCGKRFTLQGDLKNHQRIHTGEKPYYCSDCGKSFTLQGNLKKHQRIHTGQ, translated from the coding sequence ATGCAAATATTGTTATCTACATTTCAAAGACAAATAAAGGCAAGTCCTACCATGAAGAAACATCaccactctgtcaagagttttactgcaGAGAGTGATCTCAGaaaacaccagcgcgttcacacaggaaagaaaccgtatcgctgctcagactgtgggaacagttttactaCACAAAGTAGTGTCCAACGACAcaaacgcattcacactggagagaaaccatattactgctcagactgtgggacgagttttactcaacaaaatactctccaacgacaccagcacattcacacaggacagaaaccgtatcactgctcagactgtgggaagagatttaatcAACAGactgatctcaaaaaacaccagcgcattcacacaggagacaaaccatattactgcttagactgtgggaggagttttacttcACAGAGTgatctccaacgacaccagcgcattcacacaggagagaaaccatatcactgttcagactgtggaaagagttttactacacagagtactctccaacgacaccagcgcgttcacacaggagagaaaccgtattactgctcagagtgtgggaatagttttactgcacagagtaatctaaaaaaacaccagcgcattcacacaggagagaaaccgtatcactgctcagactgtgggaagagttttccttcacagagtaatctcaaaacacaccagcgctttcacacaggagaaaaaacgtatcactgctcagactgtgggaagagatttactttACAGGGTgatctcaaaaaccaccagcgcattcacacaggagagaaaccgtattactgctcagactgtgggaagagttttactttacaaggtaatctaaaaaaacaccagcgcattcacacaggacagtaa